Within the Staphylococcus warneri genome, the region AAACAAGCTCAAATTTTAGATTCTGCCTATGAACAAATATATAAATTAAATAATTATAAAGAAAAATTAATTATTCCGGGATTCTTTGGCGTTTCCAAACATCATTTTATAGTTACTTTCCCTAGAGGTGGCTCAGATATTACGGGTGCTATCATTGCTAGAGGTGTTAGAGCATCGCTATATGAAAACTTTACAGATGTATCTGGTATATTCAAAGCTAACCCCAACATTATTAAAAATCCTGAAATCATCGAAGAAATTACTTATAGAGAAATGCGAGAACTTTCATACGCCGGTTTTAGTGTATTTCATGATGAGGCGCTACAACCTTTACATAAAGACCGCATCCCTGTAGTTATTAAAAATACAAATCGTCCTCAAGATAAAGGCACTTTTATCGTACATGATCGAGAAATTAATTCTAAAAATGTAATTAGTGGTATTAGTTGTGATAAAGATTTTACTGTTATAAATATCAAAAAATACTTGATGAATAGACAAGTTGGTTTCACAAGAAAGATTTTAGGTGTTCTTGAAGATTATAATATTTCATTTGACCATATGCCTTCTGGTATAGATAATATCAGTCTCGTCATGCGCTCTGATCAAATCAGAGATGTAGAAAGTCGAGTGTTAAATGATATACAAAAATATTGTGACGTAGATGAGTTAAGTATTGATCACGATCTAGCAATTTTAATGATTGTTGGTGAAGGGATGAATAGAGTTATTGGTACTGCTAGTAAAATTACCCATGCACTTGCTGAATCTAATATTAATTTAAAAATGATTAACCAAGGGGCATCTGAAATTTCAATGATGTTTGGTATCAAACTAGAAGATGCAGAAAAAGCCGTAAAAGCAACTTATGAATTCTGTTATCAC harbors:
- a CDS encoding aspartate kinase, which translates into the protein MKVAKFGGSSVSNAKQIKKVLKIVNDDPERKIIIVSAPGKRFSDDIKTTDLLIRLYEKVINNIDYQHKKQEIVQRYADIVEELDMERDILTTIDETLEKYIYELKDKPARLYDAIVSCGEDFNAQLIAAYNNSQGIPTKYISPKDAGILVTDLPKQAQILDSAYEQIYKLNNYKEKLIIPGFFGVSKHHFIVTFPRGGSDITGAIIARGVRASLYENFTDVSGIFKANPNIIKNPEIIEEITYREMRELSYAGFSVFHDEALQPLHKDRIPVVIKNTNRPQDKGTFIVHDREINSKNVISGISCDKDFTVINIKKYLMNRQVGFTRKILGVLEDYNISFDHMPSGIDNISLVMRSDQIRDVESRVLNDIQKYCDVDELSIDHDLAILMIVGEGMNRVIGTASKITHALAESNINLKMINQGASEISMMFGIKLEDAEKAVKATYEFCYHGICIKD